The Thalassoroseus pseudoceratinae genome has a segment encoding these proteins:
- a CDS encoding sensor histidine kinase yields the protein MNADRSFSDDERKRLQSQSAEIATLAGGLAHEIRNPLSTISLNLELMAEDLEQTDGSQRDRRLLNKVNLLQRECRQLDQILTQFLQFARLGELHRVESDWNAIVREFIESYQMQADDAGVEISPHLATDLPAVWIDQALIRQAILNLAINAQQAMPDGGTLELLTYADGEFACLDVIDTGVGMHPDMLDRMFRPFFSSRKGGSGLGLPTVKRIVEAHDGKLTCESEVGRGTRFRICIPILYSPK from the coding sequence ATGAATGCGGATCGTTCTTTCTCCGATGACGAACGCAAGCGGTTGCAATCACAGTCGGCCGAAATTGCCACCCTCGCAGGTGGCTTGGCACACGAGATTCGCAACCCGCTCTCAACCATCAGCCTGAATTTGGAGTTGATGGCGGAAGACCTCGAGCAAACCGACGGCAGCCAACGCGACCGTCGTTTGCTCAACAAGGTCAACTTGCTCCAGCGGGAATGTCGGCAGCTTGATCAAATCCTCACTCAGTTTTTGCAGTTCGCAAGACTTGGGGAACTCCATCGAGTCGAGTCCGATTGGAACGCCATCGTTCGCGAGTTCATCGAGTCGTACCAGATGCAGGCAGACGACGCCGGTGTGGAGATCAGTCCGCATTTGGCGACAGATCTCCCCGCAGTGTGGATCGATCAAGCCCTGATCCGCCAAGCGATTCTCAACTTGGCGATCAATGCTCAACAGGCAATGCCAGACGGCGGAACGCTTGAGTTACTGACCTATGCCGATGGCGAATTTGCCTGCCTTGACGTGATCGACACGGGCGTCGGTATGCACCCCGATATGCTCGATCGCATGTTCCGTCCGTTCTTTTCGAGTCGGAAGGGAGGAAGTGGACTGGGTCTCCCGACGGTCAAACGAATTGTCGAAGCCCATGACGGGAAACTGACCTGCGAAAGCGAGGTCGGTCGCGGTACCCGGTTCCGAATCTGCATTCCCATCCTGTATTCACCGAAATAA